In Bubalus kerabau isolate K-KA32 ecotype Philippines breed swamp buffalo chromosome 4, PCC_UOA_SB_1v2, whole genome shotgun sequence, one DNA window encodes the following:
- the NAGS gene encoding N-acetylglutamate synthase, mitochondrial codes for MATVRMAWALWAAPAGRRLRGPRGTGSARRLSCGAQRQATRGTSPGRRLSTAWGPAQLAQEEAEGAKDDVHPSAAEEPLWTPPPAPPVPPDSPGPPAGRSLVQRDIQTFLNQCGASPGEARHWLTQFQACHHSADRPFAVIEVDEEVVKCPKAVSSLAFALAFLQRMDMKPLVVLGLPAPTAPSGCLSFWEAKAQLAQRCKVLVDALRHNAAAAVPFFGGGSVLSAAEPAPHASYGGIVSVETDLLQWCLESGSIPILCPIGETAARRSVLLDSLEVTASLAKALRPTKIIFLNTTGGLHDGSHKVLSNVNLPADLDLVTNADWVSTKERQKIRLIVDVLSRLPHHSSAVITAASMLLTELFSNRGSGTLFKTCERTLRVRCLDSLDQGRLVNLVNASFGKKLRDDYLASLRPRLHSVYFSEGYNAAAILTTEPVLGGTPYLDKFVVSSSRQGQGSGQMLWECLRRDLKTLFWRSRVTNPINPWYFKHSDGSFSNKQWIFFWFGLADIRDSYELVNHAKGLPDSFCKPASDPGS; via the exons ATGGCGACGGTGCGGATGGCCTGGGCCCTGTGGGCAGCGCCTGCGGGCAGGAGGCTCCGGGGCCCCCGAGGCACGGGGAGCGCCCGAAGGCTGAGCTGCGGCGCGCAGCGGCAGGCGACCAGGGGTACCAGCCCGGGACGCCGGCTCAGCACGGCTTGGGGGCCGGCCCAGCTAGCCCAAGAGGAGGCCGAGGGAGCCAAGGATGACGTCCATCCGTCTGCAGCGGAGGAGCCGTTATGGACGCCGCCCCCCGCGCCCCCGGTTCCCCCCGATTCCCCGGGGCCCCCCGCCGGCCGCTCGCTGGTGCAGCGAGACATCCAGACCTTCCTGAACCAGTGCGGGGCCAGTCCCGGGGAGGCGCGCCACTGGCTCACGCAGTTCCAGGCCTGCCATCACTCCGCCGACAGGCCCTTCGCCGTCATCGAG GTGGATGAGGAGGTGGTCAAGTGCCCGAAGGCCGTATCCAGCCTGGCCTTCGCCCTGGCCTTCCTGCAACGCATGGACATGAAGCCGCTGGTGGTCTTGGGGCTGCCTGCTCCCACGGCGCCCTCGGGCTGTCTTTCCTTCTGGGAAGCCAAGGCACAGCTCGCCCAGAGATGCAAGGTGCTGGTGGACGCCCTGCGGCACAATGCGGCAGCTGCCGTGCCTTTTTTTGGCGGCGGGTCTGTGCTGAGCGCTGCTGAGCCAGCCCCTCACGCCAG CTACGGTGGCATCGTCTCCGTGGAGACCGATCTGCTCCAGTGGTGCCTGGAGTCCGGAAGCATCCCCATCCTGTGTCCCATTGGGGAGACCGCCGCGCGCCGCTCGGTGCTCCTGGACTCGCTGGAGGTGACCGCGTCTCTGGCTAAGGCGCTGCGGCCCACCAAAATCatcttcctcaacaccacaggCGGCCTGCACGACGGCAGTCACAAG GTCCTGAGTAACGTGAATCTGCCCGCCGACCTGGACCTGGTGACCAATGCCGACTGGGTGAGCACTAAAGAACGCCAGAAGATTCGGCTCATCGTGGACGTACTCAGTCGCCTGCCCCATCACTCCTCCGCCGTCATCACCGCTGCCAGCATGTTGCTCACGGAGCTCTTCAGCAACAGGG GTTCGGGGACGCTGTTCAAGACCTGCGAGCGGACGCTGCGAGTGCGCTGCCTGGACAGCCTGGACCAGGGCCGCCTCGTGAACCTGGTCAACGCCAGCTTCGGCAAAAAGCTCCGGGACGACTACTTGGCCTCGTTGCGCCCGAGGCTGCACTCTGTCTACTTCTCTGAGGG GTACAACGCGGCCGCCATTCTGACCACGGAGCCGGTACTGGGGGGGACCCCATATCTAGACAAGTTTGTGGTGAGCTCCAGCCGCCAGGGACAAGGCTCCGGCCAGATGCTGTGGGAGTGCCTGCGGCGGGACCTGAAGACGCTTTTCTGGCGCTCCCGGGTCACCAACCCCATCAATCCCTG gtaCTTCAAACACAGCGATGGCAGCTTCTCCAACAAGCAGTGGATCTTCTTCTGGTTTGGTCTGGCCGATATCCGGGACTCTTATGAGCTGGTCAACCATGCCAAGGGGCTACCGGACTCCTTTTGCAAGCCAGCTTCTGACCCAGGCAGCTGA
- the TMEM101 gene encoding transmembrane protein 101, giving the protein MASKMGSRRWMLQLIMQLGSVLLTRCPFWGCFSQLMLYAERAEARRKPDIPVPYLYFDMGAAVLCASFMSFGVKRRWFALGAALQLAISTYAAYVGGYVHYGDWLKVRMYSRTVAIIGGFLVLASGAGELYRRKPRSRSLQSTGQVFLGIYLVCVAYSLQHSKEDRLAYLNHLPGGELMVQLFFVLYGVLALAFLSGYYVTLAAQILAVLLPPVMLLIDGNVAYWHNTRRVEFWNQMKLLGESVGIFGAAVILATDG; this is encoded by the exons ATGGCGTCGAAGATGGGTTCGCGACGGTGGATGTTGCAGCTGATCATGCAGTTGGGTTCTGTGTTGCTCACACGCTGCCCCTTCTGGGGCTGCTTCAGCCAGCTCATGCTGTATGCTGAGAGGGCCGAGGCGCGCCG GAAGCCCGACATCCCAGTACCCTACCTGTACTTCGACATGGGGGCGGCCGTGCTGTGCGCTAGCTTCATGTCCTTTGGAGTGAAGCGGCGCTGGTTCGCGCTGGGGGCCGCACTCCAGCTTGCCATTAGCACCTATGCCGCCTACGTCGGGGGCTACGTCCACTACGGGGACTGGCTGAAG GTCCGTATGTACTCACGCACAGTTGCCATCATTGGTGGCTTTCTTGTGCTGGCCAGCGGTGCTGGGGAGCTGTACCGTCGGAAACCCCGCAGCCGTTCCCTCCAGTCCACCGGCCAGGTCTTCCTGGGCATCTACCTCGTCTGTGTG GCCTACTCACTGCAGCACAGCAAGGAGGACCGGCTGGCGTATCTGAACCATCTCCCGGGCGGGGAGCTGATGGTCCAGCTCTTCTTCGTGCTCTATGGTGTCCTGGCCCTGGCCTTCCTGTCGGGCTACTACGTGACCCTGGCTGCCCAGATCTTGGCTGTCCTGCTGCCCCCGGTCATGCTGCTCATTGACGGCAATGTGGCCTACTGGCACAACACACGACGCGTTGAGTTCTGGAACCAGATGAAGCTCCTTGGAGAGAGTGTGGGCATCTTCGGGGCCGCTGTCATCCTGGCCACTGACGGCTGA